GAGCAAAATATATTTAGGACCAATTTGAGCTCAGCTCAAGTTCAAGCTGAGTTAAAAATTTTACAAGCTCAAGCGTGGTAAAGCTTGAGCTGGCTCGATTCAGTTCGGCTAGACTAATTTGCAACACtaattatattatgatattattgacAGGCCTATCTATGCATCAAGTTGAACCAATTGTCTGGTACCACTGGTTAAACTAAGTAAAGGCCCTTGGTTTTAGATCTTCAATCTTTAAGCAAAGATGTCAAGATCCTAAATATAGCAACAAAATTAAAATTGTGTTTGAGcctcaaattcaaatttacacAAAAATAACAGTATTATATTCTACCAAAATCaacacaaatctaaatccaatATCAAAAACCAAAAACTCCCAATATCAGAGAATCTGTATTCTTCATGCCAGCCACCAGAACACAATCTTGAAAGCTGAATCTAGCTTTTATTATTATAAACAATCATATGTATACCCAATTGACACCAATGTTTAAGCTTTTCCTCCAAGAGGTAAACCAAGGGAGGAAGCATTCCCAAAACCCAGCTCATGCATCTTTACAACATGCCAAGCCCTTTCCACTCCtcttttatgatatttttaggCTCCATCCTCATATGTCTAAAAAGCAAGGAAAAGAACATGAAGACTGTATAAATTATAACTAAGAAGCTGAATGAAATAAGAAAAAGGTGCTTCTTGCTTTTGAGATATAAGCAAAAGCAAAAGCAAAACCCACTACCATGTCATACCTTTCCTCCCAAATAAACCCACTGTCTTCTTTTGCTCCAAGTTTGGCATCCTCCTCTCCTTCTCCACCAAGAAAAATCAACTCACATTCATTCATCTACAAATTCTTCAGAACAGCaacctccctccctccctcctgcTATCTAtacttgaagagagagagagagagagagagagacagagagagagatgGGTGGTGCAGATTGGGGGCCAGTGGTGGTCGCGGTGGTTCTGTTCATTCTCCTGTCACCAGGGCTGCTGTTTCAGCTACCGGCGAGGGCAAGGGTTGTGGAGTTCGGGAACATGTGCACCAGCGGAATTGCCATTCTGGTTCATGCCGTCCTCTACTTCTGCATAATCACCATCTTGGTCATTGCAGTGGGTATTCACATACATGCTGATTGATCCAAATACAACTTTGAAAGCATTCCCCTCCCATGTTTGTTATAATTTGGCCTTCATGGAGACATTGTTccataatttttttcttctttttttgtttgttCCACTTCCGCCCCTTAATTTTCTTCCATTGGCCTGCTGTTAAAATTTATGTATGAATGGTTTCTTTCCCACGAGGAGTTAAAAAATCTTTGTGGTTTTTGTTGGTCCTCGACAAGGTTAAATTTATGCTGAATTGTTGGATTAAATAGCTATATACTCTATGATTTTAGTTCTACAAGTAGAAGCGCATAAAGCAGGTGGAAGCAAAAAGAAAAGGATATTTCTTTGCAGCATGATGGTTGCTGTATGTATGATTGAACTTAATTGAACACTGGGTTCTTATTCTAATGCTAAACCTGGCTCTCCACAGTTTAGTTTACATTTGCTGGGGGTAGCTTTTGGCATCTAACCAAAGAAGTAAGGGATATTTCATAAAGCCAAAGCTTGAAGAACAAAAAGAAAGCAAAGATCAACATTTAAACTGGAAATGACACCACTTAATGAGACTTACAATCCACAAGCAACAAAAGAAAAGCGCGAACAACATAGAATAGAAGGACCTCGGCTCTCATGCCTGACACCATTTCATGGAGTGGTTTGGCAGCTCCTTATGCTTTTGTAGGCTCTATATGCAACAACCTAGATTcagtttttattattttctatgtTCATTAAGCTCATATGTGCTACTCaaaaaaggggcaaaaataaaaaagataaaaacctAAGCCCCAATCTGATGATGATGGCATAATCCACAAGAAAAAAACAGTATAGACATGAGGGGGGGCCTTGGATCAACATAAGGTTGCTACTTTGTAATTGTTTAGTCACAGATTCAAGTCCAAAGAAACAACCTCTCCACATAAAAGCAAGAGTAGGGCTGCACACGTGTGGTAAGGACTTGTCCCAGAAAGCCACTTGCAACGGTGGATCTTGGGTTCGAAACCTGCCACTTGCACCGCACATCCGGATTTATCTCCTACGTGTTGGCTGTGGGCACGGCTGGCGTAGGCATGGGATTAGTCTAGCGCATAAGCCCAGGAAACCCGACGTATCCAAAAGAAAAGTAAAGTTGCACACATTGTGACAATCCTTTCTCTACCCTCGCAAAACGGGGAACCTTGTCGCCCAGGGACTACGTTGAATTTCATTCTGTCTTTGTGAATCCACCATCGGTGTGTCAAAAGCCTAGTCTCAAATAAATCCACTAGGGGAATGTGTTCCGTGAGATAGATTGCCACATCTAAAACTAATCCTACTTTGATGgtttcaatgaaaaataataatttcaaggctTCTCAATCAGTTAGGAGCTTTGGAGACCATTTTTAGAAATGGTGTTGAGATAAATAAGTACCAATGGAAAAAGGTTGAGGTAATGTTCGGTTTTGTCTATTCCTAACAATAGAATGATTATAATAGAAGAGCTTGATAGTCTATTGAAGAAAATATGCTATTGTCATAAAACAGATAATAATGTAAAAATTTATCAAATTCATAAggacaaggaataactatttctAAATTTCGACATGAGAAAGTCTATTCCTTTTCTATTCCATGTTGGATAAATTTTGCACGAGTAAACTTCCTTCTAAATTAGCATATCCTTCTAAAATTTTCATTCCTTCTCTTTATATTTCATCCTATTCCAAGGAAGAAGCATTCTGTGGACCATATGTGACTAAATGTCTAAACAAATGGCTTCGAACATCTCTCCTCTTACAAGGAGCAAGTTTCAGCCTCAGGTTTCTGTTCCAAACATATCATAGGATTGATATTGACATGCACCAAATCTTATCTAAGAATAGGTAGAAGATGATGAGGGATGAGATGAAGGGATGGAACAAATGAAAGAAATTGAAATTACTTGAACTTCAGGATTAAACACGATTTGATTGTATGGAAAAGGGATTCATGCGCTAATATGGTGCTTGAAGCATACACTATACACTGCACTTGGTACAAGGAAAGAGGAGGAAGCGAAAAAGgaacaaaaaagaagaaagggcactgaaattttatttttctttcccttaattgATAAGAACATATGGTGATTGAACCAAGTGCAAGATCAATGTTCACGCCTGAATTGAAAGAAACAAGATAACAGACCAAAGGGTTAGGTCGTTTTGTAATGTTGAATGGAAATTTCTTCTCCTcctccctttcttcttcttctttgattaGCGAAAACCATCAAAGTAAACCAGTAAAGTTATAGTATGATTAAAAATTGACATGAATATAGTGCAAAAGAATAAAGTAAAACAAAACGAACAACATTGCTTCCTAATTCAAGCGACCTAACGATTGAGCCAATCAAAGAAAACCCCCTTCTGAAGTCGATCAACTCCAAGAGTCCGAGTACGATTCAATATTCAACGATTGCGACGTACATTAGATTCAGTCAAAGGCCAGAAGTGAACGGATCAGAggcaaaaaaaagaagaagcaacattttataaaaataaaatatctgcTACATACATTAGATTCAGCATTCTCACAATTTGACTACACGGTACACATCACGGTAGCAGATCGAGATAAAGAGTACTGGTTGGACTGGATAACAGGATTTGCATCAGATCAGCCGGTGTAGATGTGGACGTGAAGGGCCAAGATGAGGATGGAGAAGACGGTGAAGAAGATGAGAGTGTGGACGGCGATGGACTTGCCGTTGGTCTTCATACTGCTGAAATCCACGTGCCGGCTGTGTCCCGGCAGCTGGAACAGAAGTCCCGGAGACAACACGACGAATAGGATCACTCCGATCAGCACCGGCGCCCAGTCCGTCATTTGCCGCGGTTTACTGTCGTCCTCTTCGCTTTTCGGGGAGAGATCGCCGGCCGATTTGTTCTGCCAGAGTGAGCGAGCAAGCGATGGTCGAAGCGCCAAACTGGGGGGATTGCAGGCGGTGATATAGCAGAGTGAGCAGCTTCACGGCGACGCCTGGAACAGAGGAGTCAGTGGGGACAAGAGCATCGGAATGTGAAACCCTTAACCCTCGACAACGACAGCGAAGAAACAGGAAAGTGTCGATTTCAGAAAACTGTTAGGCCCCGTTTGGTCAGGCTTCGGAAAAACAATTCCCAAACGaggaaaattcataaaaaaatatgaaaatcatAATAGGATAATGGCTCTCACCCTTTATTTTCTACCACCCTAAATTCTTTCTTATCCTTATTATTTAGGACATTCTCTCATCTTGACATACACATTGAATACTTAAAGTAAATAAACAtataaaaaaagataaaagatgGGAGATATTTTGTACATGGTCCGTTATAaatcattttataatttcttcTAAAATAGTATAGTTTTTTATTTCATCCGCCTGTAAAGTAGGTAtagccgaaccacataaatttttaTCTCATatctatttattttcctatatctTTTATAATACATTATCAGCACAAGACTCTAACTAtctgaaatattttttaaaattctatttaatttatttcttgtaagtttttacattttgtttttctaaattaccatattattattaatttattcacaTGTCGAATCTaaacaaagttgaatttgttctcCTTGATATCAAAGGTAACAACTATTTATCATGGTTCTTGATattgatatccatctaaatgtaatgaacttgggaaacgctattttagatggaaatactgCATCCTTGCAGGATTGTGCAAAAACTATGATCTTCCTCTATCATCATTTAAATAaagaattaaagactgaatacATCACTATCAAAAACCCacttattttatgaaaatttttaaaggacATATTTGATCATCAAAAGATTGTGATTTTACCAAATGTTCGGTATGAATGGTTGCACTtgaagttgcaagattttaaaatagtCAGTGAATATAATTCAACTCTTCATAAGATTAGTtcgtgtaacgacccaaagaatattggtatttaaataataaaaagaaagggaaatgaaaataggaacagaaggaggcagtcgacgacgttgcattttggatgggataatccggaggaatttttcaactcctcgtcgacgagggtataagaggagctcgttgaCAAGGACaggatttgtcaacgagaagatactgagaaaaGGTTTATGGAAATCTAAAATTCGTCAacaagggttgaagttcgtcgacgaactttctataggatttgtcgatgaggtgacgtggctcgtcgacgaatcccgcagtataagtaaggttaaacgtgatttttcagccAATTTCATGTgtagaatctctctctctctctctccctctctctctctctctctctctctctctctctctctctctcctcatacgttccctacccttctctctaagatttcgggccaaTTTTCTGCcagtttgatgatctgaagccaccacgaaactcctggaaaagttctctataagtctaccggagcggatagtcggtggggctgagttggaaaccatcccaaatccagggtaagactttctatttaatatttggatttttgatagttgtAAAAAATGTAGTATGCATAGAAATAATGAACTTTtgttttggggaatgttgtttccagggtgttgagtagggaaccctgtgtgtgcgggacagattttcttaaaggcttttcaggaatcgggtaaggggataaactaaactagttcttttatgaaaatgtatgtatattattataacatttaatttcagagaaataaatatatttataaatgatttatatttgggaaacactgctgaaaatgatggtatgttaaatatacgaaaaacttgttttgtgtggcatgagcataaattaatatgaaatactattttttgggaatgtgttaatgatacgaatttttataatggaaaatcggcgtacgggctgagattttgatataaattgccagtgtacgggctgagctatgtgtaaCAACTCGGGATTTTtgcacagggtctcgtcgacgagcgcataagggacctcgttgacaaagccacgtctcgtcgacgagaaaataccaagagaggctTTAGGGCaacctgaaattcgttgacgagggaggaacttcgtcgacgaaattattgaagaactcgtcgacgagatgacgtgtctcgtcaatgaatctgaccttataaatagtgaaaaactcggatttttatctaatttcaatgctcctctctctctctctctctctctctctctctctcctctctctctctctcatgcggtctctctcacttctctcttcgtttccaagCCTATTTCTCGccgaatcgaagatctgaggctaccacgatgctcttgacaaagttctttgcaagtctgccgaagtTGATCGTTGggaaagttggtttggatttcatcccaatctcagggtaagacattttatttagtaattGTCTTTctctcagttatgagaaatgttgtaggtaagaaatactgatattttgttctgggggattttgttttcaggatgttgagttagaaACGCTGCGGGAATAGAGCCAAAATTTATtagggcttttcagagttaaggtaaaagaaatatactatgctatgagttttataatgatataagagatttcatagacacatatatATACtcgtttattatacagtttttacagaatatgagtttaaatacttgtgtggcctgagtagattttcatgtgatgaagaacttatatgacttttataatatatcatactatactaaatacacaaatataggcagtatatacagtttacgtagtttttcccagtatatggagttatatagaatatacagatatagctaTATATTCACAGAAATTATGTAGAGagatatacatgcatatataacttttatacgaatagtttcatgaaacagatacgtatatatatatatatatatatatatatatatatacacacacacacacatatacatgtatacagctttactcagatcaatatatattacagttttatacagaacaataTTTATAGCCTTTACAGTataccatgtttcctattaccataacatacatagtatacagacagagtatatagatagagtatacacacagatatacagagatagcatcaagatgctacagatatagtatatagagattacagtgtttacaatacagaaagatagcgttatggtaattttgaaaacatgatgaaaacagtaaatgagtatatatgtatatatatagtgtcagatccctgaggaagattacagacagatacagtatagataaagaatacagagcatggtaccgttgctagatatagatagagtgcaaccacatatctcagatagtgtgtgggtatcgtcagccgtgctcggagagtatgcagctccctagttcactgggtggagggggccggtttgacgaggtagcagccagtcccgagtcTAATAGTGGATGCAGTTTGACCGACCTGAGGTAGGGTAGAggatattgacttatctagagggccgaccagatgaagtcccgcctacaggctgcacaaccctgtcatcaGGGGTCAAATCACGAcgtacagagttccagggataaaacacagttatgtatatgtatataactttACAGTATATGAAgcgtatagtatgatattagcagtatgaaaaatagaaaacacagatgatacagttatattttaaattgtgaaaagaaagatatgcttcaCAGATTTACCATtttattacagttcagttgttatttaaacagtatttctaacttagttgtcacacactagtaatagcatatttcgacTTACtaagtgtcgactcaccccattacattaccatttttcaagtgagctagttaggtgagcagatcaggctcatggatagagatcacttggtcaccctagttatagggtaagtttgtgtaggattttgtgttttgggacaggtattttggagagagatgtattatatagttatggtatagaaatacgaatttttggtattgtatgatgtgtatagattatGTTTTTGCTgcataagtataattttatattcagatttaccccggtgccttccgaggctcaagttccatagcagggggtatcagtacagttaatataaaaaaaaatggtaagaattttgaggatgttacattttggtatcagagcgtagtttgctaggttctgtagactctagactgcaacggaaaacaatactagaatataggaaaagattttgaggttttgttctgtgatctgaaTACAGGAtttggtggtggtttctatgtttttcctggggtgacgacttcaggaaagccatggCAAACTATCAACAAGTTATATATTTAGGTTATGGGATGTGATTTGGGGTTCGGATCAAGAAGGATGGATAATAGAGAATTtagagttttagttgaatgaGTTGGGTCTGTAGAGAAAATAGAATTCTaaaacggtgttctatgtgtttgtaggatggacccaggaggcaataaCGCTCgcgctagtggggatgatggtgctggtccttcaggcgcagcaggtggggattcagatgctatgctacatagtgtggctcagcaagttatggttgagatagcacagagttctagagagcagggaggtccaacTCCCGttcagggatgcaccatagagaaatttatgaagatgaatccaccagctttttctggagcgattgatcctgcagttgctgagaactgagtgcaggaggtagagaagattctgacagtacttcattgcaccgacgagcaaagagttttatatgctatgtATAGGTtggcgggggaggccgagagatggtgggcagccaccaggTTGCTGGAagagcagagggctataccagtgccgatgacctgggctcgtttcagggatgtgttctttgataaatattaccctgcctcagttagagaggctcgagtacaggagtttctgggCCTGTCCTAGGGATCATTGACTATCCAGAAGTATgccccgatgaagtgaagaaggccagaatgtttgagaggaatcTGAGGCGAGACATATACAGATAGGTGGCAGTGctaaggatccaggattttgcagaattggttgatagggccactatagcagaggaaagtctatctagagagacggagatatagagttagaggaagaagactgcgccctcgagttttcaggcgggtcccagctgaggcccttggagaggaggtagattttgCAGAGGCCAGAGGCGGATGGTAGAGCATAGGAGATTTCAGGGCGgacagcttcctgccatttgtcctagatgcggacagagacatcctggtgagtgccgactgggagaaaatgtttgttatcgatgcaGGAGGCCAGGTCATATGACTCGATCGTGTCAGATGCCgtcgaattatgcacaggcttccagaccattttgaggtggatatcaggtGCCCCGCGGTGGTCAGCAAAGGAACATTGCACCGAcaagggtctatgcgttgacaccggGAGACACTGAGACGACTGGAGACGTGGTCATAGGTACTCTTACTGGGTtaccatataaaatgattgttttgtttgatacaggtgccacccactcttttatatcggcgggatatgtgaagatagctggaatagagacacaaccattagatataaaATTGTCTATAGGtatgccgatgggatctgtggttagtgcaggagggtactttggaattttccaataagtattcaagaaagagtgcttttagccgatcttgtggtatggattggttagctatttatcacgctagtattgattgtcatcagaaagaagtaattttcagacccctgggtgagccaaaatttagatttatggGTTCACACATGCGTGCCTCGCCATAACTAGTGttggctattcaagtgaggagattgttacatggtggttgccaggggtatgtcgcatacataaaagaattgccaaaagaagaattgggacaagctgacataccagtagtgagggaattcccagatgtatttccacAAGAATTGTCTGatttgccaccagatcatgagattgagttcactatagacttgttgtcgggatctgcaccagtatctaaagcaccgtaccgtatgaCTCCattcgagttgaaagaattgaaagatcagttataagaattactggataagggttttatcagacCCAATgcgtcgccctggggagcgccaattctgttcgtgaaaaagaaagatggaaccatgaggttgtgcatcgattatagggagataaataaattgacaatcaagaataaatatcctctccctaggatcaatgatttatttgatcagctccaggggacccaggtttactctaaactTGATCTGCAGTCAGGCTACCgttaggtgaaagttaaagcggaagatatttcgaagaccgcatttcgtaccagatatgggcattatgagtttttagtgatgccatttggtttgactaatgcaccagcggtgttcatggatttgatgaatcaggtattccatcaatacttagatcagtttgtggtggtgtttatcgatgatatactggtctactcgagaaattttgaggagcacgagcataatttgaggctggtgttgcagatattgagagaaaggaaattatatgcaaaattcaagaaatgtgagttctggtcaaggcaggttacttttctcggtcatgtgatctcagaagcaggagtatcagttgatttgagtaaaatagaggcagtggtgagttgggaaaggtcgggaaatgttcaggaagtcaggagttttctgggattagtagGTTATTACTGgtattttgtggatggtttctccaggctatcgggtccattaacacgacttatgaggaaaaatgtaaaatttaaatggactgatgactgtgagcagagttttcaagagttaaaacaGTGGTTAGTTTTAGTTCCAGTACTAGCTATTCCTTCAGGGCAGGATGGGTTcataatatacagtgatgccactttgaagggtcttggatgcgtgttgatgcagtacggcagggtcattgcatatgcgtctaggtagcttaaagaatatgagaaaaattatcatgtccatgatttagagcttgctgcaatggtgtatgctctcaagatctggagacattatttatatggtggaaagtgcgagattttcacggatcataaaagtttgaaatatttctttacccagaaagagttgaatgaggcaaagaaggtggctagagcttattaaagactatgattgcacgattaatTACCAtccaagaaaagcaaatgtagtggcagatgctctgaacaggaaatcagggggacccattgtaaaaaccccaaaaagagatataaaggattaatagaatgattccaaaaatatatatatatataaattaaaattaaaattaaaattaaaaaaagaataaattaaaattaaaaaaattaattaattaaaaaaatatattaattaattaattaattaaacgaatttaaaaaaaaagaaaaaattaattattattattattattattattattattattattattattattatcctcctgaagcttgttgaagcttcaggagattcaaacttttatatatatatatatatattattattattattattattattcttcttcttcttcttttcttttcttttcttttcttttcttctttgcaactctctgaactctctctctctcctcgatttcgtggcggattttcgcccgatcaaaaatccaaaaataccactagactccattcgctACTGCCGTCATTTTTACCGGAgcagattggtggtaggagcggcgtaggcatattccctggggtaagccattttccctttttctttaatttcttgcaaaatataagcccaattgacgaacggacaccacaacgagaatctagggatgattctctacaagtctagtaggacggaattctcgtgggggtgtcgggccaaaaccctaaatttggggtgcgggggttattaaggggcttatttttaattaattaacattaatttagaaatgctaaaatattgagcattttgagttgaagtaggatttctggaatttagggcccgggtg
This Malania oleifera isolate guangnan ecotype guangnan chromosome 11, ASM2987363v1, whole genome shotgun sequence DNA region includes the following protein-coding sequences:
- the LOC131168322 gene encoding uncharacterized protein LOC131168322; protein product: MTDWAPVLIGVILFVVLSPGLLFQLPGHSRHVDFSSMKTNGKSIAVHTLIFFTVFSILILALHVHIYTG
- the LOC131168321 gene encoding uncharacterized protein LOC131168321, with protein sequence MGGADWGPVVVAVVLFILLSPGLLFQLPARARVVEFGNMCTSGIAILVHAVLYFCIITILVIAVGIHIHAD